In Sander lucioperca isolate FBNREF2018 chromosome 12, SLUC_FBN_1.2, whole genome shotgun sequence, one DNA window encodes the following:
- the snrpg gene encoding small nuclear ribonucleoprotein G has protein sequence MSKAHPPELKKFMDKKLSLKLNGGRHVQGILRGFDPFMNMVLDDSLEMGPGGQQNTIGMVVIRGNSIIMLEALERV, from the exons ATGAGCAAAGCACATCCACCAGAGTTGAAGAA gTTCATGGACAAGAAGCTTTCAT TGAAGCTGAACGGAGGCAGACACGTGCAGGGCATCCTGCGCGGGTTCGACCCCTTTATGAACATGGTGCTGGATGACTCTCTGGAGATGGGCCCAGGAGGACAACAGAACACCATCGGAATGGTG GTCATCAGAGGAAACAGCATCATCATGTTGGAGGCCTTGGAGAGAGTATGA
- the si:ch211-148l7.4 gene encoding zinc finger protein 44 isoform X1, with protein sequence MDGVSWSTTRAQESFSRSRTAGDTLSRLANFIARADTKPHTPNKRQQPAHLPYACQECGKSFPYPTDLLEHQELKHTLPKPHQCLYCGQEFSLRSSLQLHKCNHDSSPCELCHGETQPGSPCPACNLTSDPGRLQDKSPHRQPHLSSPYACALCGRGFSQKQALLHHQQAGCSEPPFPSDIVDAGSLPDDSPPVSEGDSTCSDSSDTPGPSSRAVSVCQFCSKTFRTEAGLQRHKQTNHSEERLMATQGQKTRGEGAGGEESKGGSTKVNGNVIKMTKSKKKPLACRSCDMVFGSTSMLYVHRKEKHSREKNTRREPRPRPVIIKRRKGGAYPCQVCGKVFVHHLSLRAHYKQHTASSFNAIKNKSPPEGCTTKESELSENRPNEVKPSTAENKTVKAGRGRPRKTARLKNKVTDPERCREVPEVKEEEEDEQDEQEREFPCPSCAEVFSLQSQLREHVELHQSSVKRRQCSVCVNEMDTCKWPGSKRQRLYHCVPCQQGFSALDTFLEHCQKHLRVRVEEDSVTEGYTHQASKA encoded by the coding sequence ATGGATGGCGTCAGCTGGAGCACCACACGGGCCCAGGAGTCGTTCAGCCGCTCGAGGACAGCAGGAGACACACTGTCCAGGCTCGCCAACTTCATTGCACGGGCTGACACAAAACCGCACACACCAAACAAGAGGCAGCAGCCAGCCCACTTGCCCTACGCTTGCCAAGAATGTGGTAAGAGCTTCCCATATCCGACTGATCTGTTGGAGCACCAGGAACTAAAACACACATTACCCAAGCCTCACCAGTGTCTCTATTGTGGGCAGGAGTTCTCCCTGCGCTCATCCTTACAGCTACATAAGTGCAATCACGATTCTTCCCCGTGTGAACTTTGTCATGGAGAGACACAGCCGGGTTCTCCGTGCCCTGCATGCAATCTAACCTCAGATCCTGGCAGGCTGCAGGACAAGTCACCTCACCGCCAGCCTCACCTCAGTAGCCCTTACGCATGTGCCCTGTGTGGGAGAGGCTTCAGCCAAAAGCAGGCTCTGCTACACCATCAGCAAGCTGGTTGTAGTGAACCGCCATTCCCATCTGATATAGTTGATGCCGGTAGCCTTCCAGATGACTCTCCACCAGTTTCTGAGGGAGACTCGACCTGCTCTGATTCTTCAGACACCCCAGGGCCTAGCAGCAGAGCTGTAAGTGTGTGCCAATTCTGTTCGAAAACGTTCCGCACGGAGGCTGGACTGCAACgccataaacaaacaaaccactCAGAGGAGCGGCTGATGGCTACACAGGGACAAAAGACCAGAGGAGAAGGTGCGGGTGGAGAAGAGAGCAAAGGTGGGAGCACCaaggtgaatggaaatgtaattaaaatgacaaaatccAAAAAAAAGCCTTTGGCCTGTCGCTCTTGCGACATGGTCTTCGGGAGCACCTCGATGCTGTACGTgcacagaaaagaaaagcacagcagagagaaaaacacCAGGAGAGAACCACGGCCACGGCCAGTCATCATCAAGCGCAGAAAAGGAGGCGCGTATCCGTGTCAGGTCTGCGGTAAAGTCTTCGTCCATCATTTGTCACTTCGGGCACATTACAAACAGCACACAGCCTCAAGCTTCAACGCAATCAAAAACAAAAGCCCGCCTGAAGGATGTACCACCAAAGAGTCTGAGTTATCAGAAAATAGACCAAATGAAGTAAAACCCAGCACAGCAGAAAACAAGACTGTAAAGGCTGGTCGAGGGAGGCCCAGGAAAACGGCCAGATTAAAGAACAAGGTTACGGATCCAGAGAGATGCAGAGAAGTGCCTGaagtgaaggaggaggaggaggacgaacAGGACGAACAGGAGAGGGAGTTCCCGTGCCCCTCCTGTGCAGAGGTTTTCTCTCTGCAGTCGCAGCTAAGGGAGCATGTGGAGCTCCACCAGTCATCCGTGAAGAGGAGACAGTGCAGTGTGTGCGTAAACGAGATGGACACCTGTAAATGGCCCGGCTCAAAGAGGCAGAGGCTGTACCACTGTGTGCCTTGCCAGCAGGGTTTCTCAGCACTGGACACTTTCCTAGAACACTGTCAGAAGCATCTGCGAGTCCGTGTGGAGGAGGACAGCGTCACTGAGGGCTACACACATCAGGCCAGCAAAGCCTGA
- the si:ch211-148l7.4 gene encoding zinc finger protein 84 isoform X2 → MASAGAPHGPRSRSAARGQQETHCPGSPTSLHGLTQNRTHQTRGSSQPTCPTLAKNVEFSLRSSLQLHKCNHDSSPCELCHGETQPGSPCPACNLTSDPGRLQDKSPHRQPHLSSPYACALCGRGFSQKQALLHHQQAGCSEPPFPSDIVDAGSLPDDSPPVSEGDSTCSDSSDTPGPSSRAVSVCQFCSKTFRTEAGLQRHKQTNHSEERLMATQGQKTRGEGAGGEESKGGSTKVNGNVIKMTKSKKKPLACRSCDMVFGSTSMLYVHRKEKHSREKNTRREPRPRPVIIKRRKGGAYPCQVCGKVFVHHLSLRAHYKQHTASSFNAIKNKSPPEGCTTKESELSENRPNEVKPSTAENKTVKAGRGRPRKTARLKNKVTDPERCREVPEVKEEEEDEQDEQEREFPCPSCAEVFSLQSQLREHVELHQSSVKRRQCSVCVNEMDTCKWPGSKRQRLYHCVPCQQGFSALDTFLEHCQKHLRVRVEEDSVTEGYTHQASKA, encoded by the exons ATGGCGTCAGCTGGAGCACCACACGGGCCCAGGAGTCGTTCAGCCGCTCGAGGACAGCAGGAGACACACTGTCCAGGCTCGCCAACTTCATTGCACGGGCTGACACAAAACCGCACACACCAAACAAGAGGCAGCAGCCAGCCCACTTGCCCTACGCTTGCCAAGAATGTG GAGTTCTCCCTGCGCTCATCCTTACAGCTACATAAGTGCAATCACGATTCTTCCCCGTGTGAACTTTGTCATGGAGAGACACAGCCGGGTTCTCCGTGCCCTGCATGCAATCTAACCTCAGATCCTGGCAGGCTGCAGGACAAGTCACCTCACCGCCAGCCTCACCTCAGTAGCCCTTACGCATGTGCCCTGTGTGGGAGAGGCTTCAGCCAAAAGCAGGCTCTGCTACACCATCAGCAAGCTGGTTGTAGTGAACCGCCATTCCCATCTGATATAGTTGATGCCGGTAGCCTTCCAGATGACTCTCCACCAGTTTCTGAGGGAGACTCGACCTGCTCTGATTCTTCAGACACCCCAGGGCCTAGCAGCAGAGCTGTAAGTGTGTGCCAATTCTGTTCGAAAACGTTCCGCACGGAGGCTGGACTGCAACgccataaacaaacaaaccactCAGAGGAGCGGCTGATGGCTACACAGGGACAAAAGACCAGAGGAGAAGGTGCGGGTGGAGAAGAGAGCAAAGGTGGGAGCACCaaggtgaatggaaatgtaattaaaatgacaaaatccAAAAAAAAGCCTTTGGCCTGTCGCTCTTGCGACATGGTCTTCGGGAGCACCTCGATGCTGTACGTgcacagaaaagaaaagcacagcagagagaaaaacacCAGGAGAGAACCACGGCCACGGCCAGTCATCATCAAGCGCAGAAAAGGAGGCGCGTATCCGTGTCAGGTCTGCGGTAAAGTCTTCGTCCATCATTTGTCACTTCGGGCACATTACAAACAGCACACAGCCTCAAGCTTCAACGCAATCAAAAACAAAAGCCCGCCTGAAGGATGTACCACCAAAGAGTCTGAGTTATCAGAAAATAGACCAAATGAAGTAAAACCCAGCACAGCAGAAAACAAGACTGTAAAGGCTGGTCGAGGGAGGCCCAGGAAAACGGCCAGATTAAAGAACAAGGTTACGGATCCAGAGAGATGCAGAGAAGTGCCTGaagtgaaggaggaggaggaggacgaacAGGACGAACAGGAGAGGGAGTTCCCGTGCCCCTCCTGTGCAGAGGTTTTCTCTCTGCAGTCGCAGCTAAGGGAGCATGTGGAGCTCCACCAGTCATCCGTGAAGAGGAGACAGTGCAGTGTGTGCGTAAACGAGATGGACACCTGTAAATGGCCCGGCTCAAAGAGGCAGAGGCTGTACCACTGTGTGCCTTGCCAGCAGGGTTTCTCAGCACTGGACACTTTCCTAGAACACTGTCAGAAGCATCTGCGAGTCCGTGTGGAGGAGGACAGCGTCACTGAGGGCTACACACATCAGGCCAGCAAAGCCTGA
- the tmed4 gene encoding transmembrane emp24 domain-containing protein 4, translating to MMLSIPAAGVVLILAWIHPSYALYFHIGETEKKCFIEEIPDETMVIGKYRTQLWDKHSNSFLAATPGLGMHVEIKDPDTKIILSRQYGSDGRFTFTSHTPGEHQICLHSNSTKMALFSGGKLRVHLDIQVGEHTNNYPEIAAKDKLTELQLRVRQLLDQVEQIQKEQNYQRYREERFRMTSESTNQRVLWWSIAQTLILIVTGVWQMKHLKSFFEAKKLV from the exons ATGATGCTCTCTATTCCTGCTGCTGGAGTTGTTTTAATACTAGCTTGGATTCATCCAAGTTACGCGCTCTATTTCCACATAGGAGAGACGGAGAAAAAATGCTTCATTGAAGAAATTCCAGACGAGACCATGGTTATTG gaaaaTACAGGACCCAGCTGTGGGACAAGCACTCCAATTCATTCCTCGCAGCCACTCCTGGCCTTGGGATGCATGTGGAGATCAAGGATCCGGATACGAAG ATTATCCTCTCTCGTCAGTATGGGTCAGACGGACGGTTCACCTTCACCTCCCACACGCCTGGAGAACATCAGATCTGTTTGCACTCTAACTCCACCAAgatggctctgttttcaggagGAAAACTG AGAGTACATCTGGATATTCAGGTGGGAGAACATACCAACAACTACCCTGAAATTGCAGCTAAGGACAAACTCACCGAGCTGCAGCTGCGAGTCCGACAGCTGCTGGACCAAGTCGAACAGATCCAAAAGGAGCAAAACTATCAGAGG TATCGCGAGGAGCGGTTTCGCATGACGAGCGAGAGCACCAACCAGCGTGTCCTCTGGTGGTCCATCGCTCAGACGCTCATCCTCATCGTCACCGGTGTTTGGCAGATGAAGCACCTCAAAAGCTTCTTCGAGGCCAAGAAACTGGTGTGA
- the LOC116040659 gene encoding pyridoxal phosphate homeostasis protein — translation MWKVAMSEEVRKALQSVVERVNQAAARRPKTLPAVPPRLVAVSKTKPPEMVVEAYRQGQRNFGENYVNELVDKASDPLILDSCPDIKWHFIGHLQKNNVNKLLGVPNLFLVETVDSAKLADRVNSSWQRVRGASAQRLKIMVQLNTSGEQSKHGLPPEETVNTVKHIVSQCSALHFLGLMTIGRYGYDLTLGPNPDFQMLLSRRQEVCDALKLPLEDVELSMGMSTDFEHAIEVGSTNVRVGSVIFGNRDYPNSAANTPNPSPAPSPNPSPAPSPEKTTKAVSEEAAKKMQHLTVSGH, via the exons ATGTGGAAAGTAGCAATGTCGGAGGAGGTTAGGAAGGCGCTACAGTCGGTAGTGGAACGGGTGAACCAGGCGGCGGCACGGCGTCCCAAG ACACTACCAGCCGTGCCGCCCCGCCTCGTAGCTGTCAGCAAGACCAAACCCCCAGAGATGGTTGTGGAGGCCTACAGACAAGGGCAGCGTAACTTTGGAGAAAATTAT GTTAACGAACTTGTGGACAAAGCTTCAGACCCTCTG atTTTAGACTCGTGTCCAGATATCAAGTGGCACTTTATCGGCCATCTACAGAAGAACAATGTCAACAAACTTTTGG GCGTGCCAAACCTGTTCCTTGTGGAGACGGTCGACTCGGCCAAACTGGCTGACAGGGTCAACAGCTCGTGGCAGCGCGTCAGAGGAGCCAGCGCACAGAGGTTAAAGATCATGGTGCAGCTCAACACCAGCGGAGAACAGA GTAAACATGGGCTGCCGCCAGAGGAGACGGTGAACACAGTTAAACACATTGTGTCCCAGTGCTCTGCCCTGCACTTCTTAGGACTCATGACCATTGGACGCTACGGCTACGACCTCACCCTGGGGCCCAATCCGGACTTTCAG ATGCTGCTGAGTCGGAGGCAGGAGGTGTGTGACGCTCTGAAGCTGCCTCTGGAGGACGTCGAGCTCAGCATGGGTATGTCCACAGATTTTGAACACGCG ATCGAGGTGGGCTCCACCAACGTGCGAGTGGGTAGCGTCATATTCGGCAACAGAGATTATCCCAACAGTGCAGCAAACACTCCAAATCCCAGCCCGGCCCCCAGCCCCAACCCCAGCCCGGCCCCCAGCCCGGAGAAAACAACCAAGGCGGTGTCCGAAGAGGCCGCCAAGAAGATGCAGCACCTCACTGTGTCTGGACACTAA